A window of the Lactuca sativa cultivar Salinas chromosome 5, Lsat_Salinas_v11, whole genome shotgun sequence genome harbors these coding sequences:
- the LOC111877298 gene encoding probable carbohydrate esterase At4g34215, producing the protein MGLSGSTQKDDQSTTTTVKKQIFILSGQSNMAGRGGVKNKRWDGIVPDDCKPDPSTIHRLNANLIWETAQEPLHADIDTKKTCGVGPGMSFANAVKDYIPGVIDLVPCAVGGTAIKEWAKGQKLYEDMVRRAKSAASSGGEIKAMLWYQGESDAPSQNAAGSYKTNMETLIHNVRSDLGLPSLPIIQVALASGDGYIEVIREAQKAIDLPNVVCVDAKGLELKEDNLHLTTAAQVQLGHMLADAYLAHFG; encoded by the exons ATGGGTCTTTCCGGTTCAACCCAGAAAGATGAtcaatccaccaccaccaccgtcaaAAAACAGATCTTCATCTTATCCGGCCAGAGCAACATGGCGGGTCGCGGCGGCGTTAAGAACAAACGTTGGGATGGGATAGTCCCGGACGATTGTAAACCTGATCCTTCCACTATCCACCGTCTCAACGCTAACCTAATCTGGGAAACTGCCCAGGAGCCACTCCATGCCGACATCGACACAAAGAAGACCTGCGGTGTTGGCCCCGGAATGTCATTCGCTAACGCCGTAAAGGATTACATCCCCGGAGTAATAGATCTCGTGCCGTGTGCAGTAGGTGGCACCGCCATCAAGGAATGGGCTAAAGGGCAAAAGTTATATGAAGACATGGTGAGGAGGGCGAAATCGGCGGCGAGTAGTGGCGGAGAAATCAAAGCGATGCTTTGGTACCAAGGCGAGAGCGATGCGCCGTCGCAAAACGCTGCTGGGTCTTATAAAACGAACATGGAGACTTTAATCCACAATGTTCGATCAGATCTTGGACTACCATCACTGCCAATTATTCAG GTGGCGCTAGCATCGGGTGATGGCTACATAGAGGTAATAAGAGAAGCACAGAAAGCAATTGATCTACCAAATGTGGTGTGTGTTGATGCAAAAGGGTTGGAATTGAAAGAAGATAACCTCCATTTAACGACGGCAGCTCAGGTTCAACTTGGACACATGTTGGCCGACGCATATCTCGCCCATTTCGGATAG
- the LOC111878748 gene encoding uncharacterized protein LOC111878748 has translation MPDYMECNQFDFNREPKRHNTYPLLNEFPNEFHQYVINIDDALGDGNCGYRAIALSLGYNQDNWRQIRTDLYNRLLAHSEMYKMINENDFNSLSRSLNFFRSGFASTPYWLIMSDVNFLIANKYGVIVHFLDKKYGSSICFPLWQGPQDIPHHESVVIALFHGAHYVKVDLQGEYLLPTILSLWRSYRSEHSARWQIMYNARLNAYVPPNAPRNNFHMQSVEIPDN, from the coding sequence ATGCCAGATTATATGGAATGTAATCAATTTGATTTCAACCGGGAACCGAAGAGACACAACACATATCCACTTCTAAATGAATTTCCAAATGAATTTCATCAATACGTCATAAACATTGATGATGCATTAGGAGATGGAAATTGTGGATATCGAGCAATAGCTCTTTCACTCGGTTACAATCAAGATAATTGGCGTCAAATTCGGACAGATTTATACAACAGGTTATTAGCACACTCTGAAATGTATAAAATGATTAATGAGAATGATTTTAATAGCTTAAGTCGCTCATTGAATTTCTTTAGATCGGGTTTTGCGTCAACTCCATATTGGTTGATTATGTCGGACGTCAATTTTCTTATAGCTAACAAATATGGTGTAATTGTACATTTTTTAGACAAGAAATATGGTTCGTCGATATGTTTTCCGCTTTGGCAGGGTCCACAAGACATCCCACACCATGAATCTGTTGTTATCGCCCTCTTTCATGGTGCCCATTATGTGAAGGTTGACTTACAAGGAGAGTATCTATTGCCTACAATTTTGTCACTTTGGCGTAGCTATAGATCAGAACATTCTGCTAGATGGCAAATCATGTATAATGCTAGATTGAATGCATACGTTCCTCCAAATGCACCGCGTAATAATTTTCATATGCAATCAGTTGAGATTCCGGATAATTAa